From Variimorphobacter saccharofermentans, one genomic window encodes:
- a CDS encoding nSTAND3 domain-containing NTPase produces MSRITDIKAKINVLEGGAFQELCDALLARKGYEGIHAYGMQAGTMKTTKGNPDTYFKSKNGKYIFVAYTTQKDNLFEKAKDDIEKCLNPEKTGIQEKDIEEIIFCHTSSNLSAGEDKELKDICAQKGILFDIYGIDRIADEIYRKYKILAKDHLGMSIDTNQILEQRDFIDRYDSNEMMAPLSTTFQFRKDEYEEMMSFLLQKKVVVVVGKAGVGKTRLSLEVAKDFGNKFGYKVFCIKSMDLSISEDVAAYMDKAGKYLFLIDDANELVGLKYVLEYTNMENMGYDIKIISTLRDYTAAGVVNQIRQYTEPHILNVVPFTDEQIKEFLNVNMEIRNGDYVDAIIRIAEGNPRIAYMAGRLAKAEQSLSAINDATQLYESYYTKFLVSSAITTDRDLCLAASVISLLHTINLSDIKPLESLLDKLNMNQELFLKMIYRLCEDEFVEIKLDKVATISDQCLRNYMLYYAFCKKRIVPYSELLEIGFRSFRNGIVKATSILWNIFSSSEVHDYLSSEIEKVWDIYKEEGGEIFYEFVKYFHDFRFEEVLLIVKDRIEAVDADKINIDEIDFSKDKYHTEDAIIEMLSGYCNRTLLPEAVELMCEYVEKKQSAIDTVMQCIKTNYSIDKNAYRYDYFTVNMIVEGVKKKRNSPIITKLFMGISNHFLEVLYRPAESGRGKTITMYTIPIILTEGCKKYRGSIWKELILLSEEAYWEKDIRNILEKYAEGWYDEVEKDVFEFDKEYIVKLVDKLWKKNKIRYCVLCKKLKKKWKHYGIDSADEFNVVFECEEWKIYNVFSDKRWETELSYEEAEEQREFEIRTYAKSLTEEDITNLVEKVNQITFELEREKYEIVHGLEIIVDELSSDKDKLCHFAKVFVEKGDCIELHPYSLIKNLIAQYGSEYVYNLIWNKEFVQKNRWQFELFEILPKEEINSSWLERLIKFFQDDGDKEIKSSPYRDLRFLDNFIEFEPKIYCIATRIILKKQEYSNFMVRMYFEWLFNDHVWKPEELMCKFSDDIELLKEVYLCTIRLDSHTDYDGEFIKYFISVDNSWVQLYAEYINENEDRSYLYEHDRILACWELDNYMNIFDYLFDFVVEKNEYYRWRAKEEFKNLLVHEQGKDLRNERKEEWVLQTVERYNDDNKKMIALFQALSELGTGIREKAIVKFVQYNKDYEIFTKLSLEPNHWGGTGSMVPCMQGRVKFYESLLPYFTGVDLLKHKQYIQENIRRWKRMIEQQEIQELMESLYF; encoded by the coding sequence ATGTCCAGAATAACTGATATAAAAGCAAAAATTAATGTCCTTGAAGGGGGAGCGTTTCAGGAATTGTGTGATGCGTTATTGGCGCGAAAAGGTTATGAAGGGATTCATGCATATGGAATGCAAGCGGGGACAATGAAGACAACAAAGGGAAATCCAGATACGTATTTTAAGAGCAAAAATGGTAAATATATTTTTGTTGCATATACTACACAAAAAGACAATTTATTTGAAAAGGCGAAAGATGATATAGAAAAATGTCTAAATCCGGAAAAGACAGGAATTCAAGAAAAAGATATTGAGGAAATAATTTTTTGTCATACATCATCAAATTTATCGGCGGGAGAAGATAAGGAACTTAAAGATATATGTGCTCAAAAAGGAATTCTATTTGATATTTATGGTATAGATAGGATTGCAGATGAAATATATCGAAAATACAAAATATTAGCCAAAGATCATTTGGGCATGTCTATTGATACAAATCAAATACTTGAACAAAGAGACTTTATTGATAGGTATGATTCAAATGAGATGATGGCGCCACTATCAACTACATTTCAATTTAGAAAAGATGAATATGAAGAGATGATGTCATTTTTACTGCAAAAAAAAGTAGTTGTTGTGGTGGGAAAAGCAGGTGTAGGAAAGACAAGATTATCTTTAGAGGTAGCCAAAGATTTTGGAAACAAATTCGGATATAAGGTGTTTTGCATTAAGAGTATGGATTTGTCAATATCAGAAGATGTTGCTGCCTATATGGATAAAGCAGGAAAGTATCTGTTCTTGATTGACGATGCCAATGAATTGGTGGGATTAAAATATGTTTTGGAATATACAAATATGGAGAATATGGGATATGATATAAAAATCATATCAACATTAAGAGATTATACGGCGGCTGGAGTTGTTAATCAAATTCGCCAATATACGGAGCCACACATATTAAATGTGGTTCCTTTTACAGATGAGCAAATAAAAGAATTTTTGAATGTTAATATGGAAATTCGCAATGGAGATTATGTGGATGCTATTATACGGATTGCAGAGGGAAATCCGAGAATTGCGTATATGGCTGGTAGATTAGCAAAAGCAGAACAATCATTGTCTGCAATTAATGATGCAACGCAGTTATATGAAAGCTATTATACTAAGTTTTTGGTAAGTTCAGCAATTACTACAGATAGGGATTTGTGCTTAGCAGCAAGTGTTATTTCATTACTGCATACAATCAATCTATCAGATATAAAGCCTCTTGAGAGTTTGCTGGATAAATTGAATATGAATCAAGAATTGTTTTTGAAAATGATATATCGTTTATGTGAGGATGAATTTGTTGAGATTAAGCTTGATAAAGTTGCAACAATATCTGATCAATGCTTGCGAAATTATATGTTATATTACGCATTTTGTAAAAAACGAATTGTGCCGTATTCAGAATTATTAGAGATAGGCTTTAGAAGTTTTAGAAATGGAATCGTAAAGGCTACAAGTATTTTGTGGAACATTTTTAGTTCGTCGGAAGTTCATGATTATTTGTCTTCAGAAATAGAGAAAGTGTGGGATATATATAAAGAAGAAGGTGGAGAAATATTTTATGAATTTGTTAAATACTTTCACGACTTTAGATTTGAAGAAGTTTTGTTGATTGTAAAGGATAGAATAGAGGCGGTCGATGCAGATAAAATCAACATTGATGAAATAGATTTTTCAAAGGATAAATATCATACAGAAGATGCAATAATAGAAATGCTTTCCGGTTATTGTAATCGTACTCTTTTGCCAGAGGCGGTTGAACTAATGTGTGAATATGTAGAAAAGAAGCAATCAGCGATTGATACGGTTATGCAGTGTATAAAAACAAATTACAGCATTGATAAAAATGCTTATAGGTACGATTATTTTACAGTAAATATGATTGTAGAAGGAGTAAAGAAAAAAAGGAATAGTCCTATTATTACAAAACTCTTTATGGGAATTTCCAATCATTTTTTAGAGGTGTTGTACCGACCGGCAGAATCGGGCAGAGGAAAGACAATAACGATGTATACTATACCTATTATATTAACCGAAGGGTGTAAGAAGTATCGTGGTAGCATTTGGAAAGAACTAATTTTGCTTAGTGAAGAGGCATATTGGGAGAAAGATATTAGAAATATTTTGGAGAAATATGCTGAGGGCTGGTATGATGAAGTAGAAAAAGATGTATTCGAATTTGATAAAGAATATATAGTGAAGTTGGTTGATAAACTGTGGAAAAAAAATAAGATAAGATATTGTGTTTTATGCAAAAAATTAAAAAAGAAATGGAAGCATTATGGTATTGATTCCGCAGATGAGTTCAATGTAGTTTTTGAATGTGAAGAGTGGAAGATATATAATGTATTTTCGGACAAGCGCTGGGAAACGGAATTGTCTTATGAAGAAGCAGAAGAACAGCGGGAATTTGAAATTAGAACGTATGCTAAGTCTTTGACAGAAGAGGATATAACCAATCTTGTAGAAAAAGTCAATCAAATCACATTTGAATTAGAACGAGAGAAATATGAAATAGTCCACGGTTTGGAAATCATTGTAGATGAACTGTCAAGTGATAAAGACAAACTGTGTCATTTTGCAAAAGTGTTTGTTGAAAAAGGAGATTGTATTGAGTTACATCCTTATTCACTTATAAAGAATTTAATAGCACAATATGGTAGCGAATATGTTTACAACCTTATATGGAACAAGGAATTTGTTCAAAAAAACAGATGGCAATTTGAGCTTTTTGAAATATTGCCAAAAGAAGAAATTAATTCTTCGTGGTTAGAAAGGTTGATTAAATTTTTTCAGGATGATGGAGATAAAGAAATTAAATCATCCCCATATAGGGATCTAAGATTTTTAGATAACTTTATTGAATTTGAGCCGAAAATATATTGTATAGCCACTAGAATTATTTTAAAAAAGCAAGAGTATAGTAATTTCATGGTACGAATGTATTTTGAATGGTTGTTCAATGACCATGTGTGGAAACCGGAAGAGTTAATGTGTAAATTTTCCGATGATATTGAATTATTGAAGGAAGTATATTTATGTACAATAAGATTAGATTCGCACACAGATTATGATGGTGAATTTATTAAGTATTTTATAAGTGTTGATAATTCTTGGGTTCAGTTATATGCAGAGTATATTAATGAAAATGAAGATAGGTCATATTTGTATGAACATGATAGAATTTTGGCATGCTGGGAATTGGATAACTATATGAATATATTTGATTACTTGTTTGATTTTGTTGTAGAAAAGAATGAATATTATAGGTGGAGAGCCAAAGAAGAATTTAAAAATTTGCTTGTACATGAGCAGGGAAAAGATTTAAGAAATGAAAGAAAAGAAGAATGGGTATTACAAACAGTAGAGAGATATAATGATGATAACAAAAAAATGATAGCTTTGTTTCAGGCATTGTCGGAATTGGGTACAGGTATCCGTGAAAAGGCTATAGTAAAGTTTGTTCAGTATAATAAAGATTATGAAATCTTTACTAAGTTATCATTAGAACCTAATCATTGGGGCGGGACCGGAAGCATGGTGCCTTGTATGCAAGGACGAGTCAAATTTTATGAGTCTCTGCTGCCTTATTTTACTGGTGTTGATTTACTTAAACATAAACAGTATATACAAGAGAATATACGAAGATGGAAGAGAATGATTGAGCAACAAGAGATACAGGAGCTAATGGAGTCATTGTATTTTTAA
- a CDS encoding PDDEXK nuclease domain-containing protein: MSEELMNIADVESVFSDISTMIYTAKNEVMMRVNTSVISLYWNIGKKLSEEVLQGKKAEYGKNIIGDLSERLTVEYGKGFEKSSVFKMVKFYQEFPEYEKVATLSQQLTWSHFVELLPIEDELKRDFYAAMCKNENWSVRTLRERKKSMLYERTAVSKLPEETIANEIAELRDDKKMSLDMFYRDPYMLDFLGLKDTYSEKDLENAILSELEKFILEMGSDFAFLARQKHIVLDGKDYYMDLLFYHRTLRRLVLIELKLGEFEPQDKGQTELYLRWLEKYEKAEGEESPVALILCAEKSQETIELMELDHGSIHVGQYLTKMPPKELLEKKLSLAIANAREQLEQRKE; the protein is encoded by the coding sequence ATGTCTGAGGAATTAATGAATATCGCAGATGTTGAGAGTGTTTTTAGTGATATATCTACAATGATTTATACTGCTAAAAATGAAGTTATGATGCGAGTAAATACATCAGTTATTTCGTTGTATTGGAATATAGGGAAGAAGTTATCTGAAGAAGTTTTGCAAGGAAAAAAGGCTGAATATGGAAAAAATATAATTGGTGATTTGAGTGAGAGACTAACGGTCGAATACGGAAAAGGTTTTGAAAAATCATCAGTTTTTAAAATGGTAAAATTTTACCAGGAATTTCCGGAATATGAAAAAGTGGCGACACTGTCGCAACAATTGACATGGTCTCATTTTGTAGAACTGTTACCGATTGAAGATGAATTAAAAAGGGATTTTTATGCTGCCATGTGTAAAAATGAAAATTGGTCAGTAAGAACTTTGCGTGAACGAAAAAAATCAATGTTATATGAACGCACTGCTGTATCTAAGTTACCGGAAGAAACCATAGCAAACGAGATTGCAGAGCTAAGAGATGACAAGAAAATGTCATTAGATATGTTTTACAGAGATCCATATATGTTAGATTTTCTTGGCTTAAAAGATACGTATAGTGAAAAAGATTTAGAAAATGCTATTTTGTCGGAATTGGAAAAATTCATTTTGGAAATGGGTTCAGATTTTGCGTTTCTGGCACGTCAGAAACACATCGTTTTAGATGGAAAAGACTACTATATGGATTTATTGTTCTATCACCGAACATTGCGGAGATTGGTATTGATAGAATTAAAACTTGGCGAGTTTGAACCTCAAGATAAGGGGCAGACAGAGTTATATCTTCGTTGGCTTGAAAAATATGAGAAAGCCGAAGGAGAAGAAAGCCCGGTAGCATTAATTTTATGTGCAGAAAAATCACAAGAAACGATTGAATTAATGGAATTAGATCATGGAAGTATACATGTGGGGCAGTATTTAACGAAAATGCCACCTAAAGAGTTATTGGAGAAAAAGTTGTCGTTGGCAATTGCTAATGCAAGGGAACAGTTAGAACAGCGGAAAGAATAG
- the tnpA gene encoding IS66 family insertion sequence element accessory protein TnpA, translated as MNAKNMKKEYNLKQWHLIIQDCRNSGMKVDDWCKQNDVNRNSYYYWYKKIREAACEVLTESNVAVSPSFASVPMNVIEPINNGNQGSLNISIGKVKIEVTENTSPDILRMVLEVLSNA; from the coding sequence ATGAATGCAAAAAATATGAAAAAGGAATATAACTTAAAGCAATGGCATCTTATAATTCAAGACTGCCGTAACAGTGGCATGAAAGTAGACGACTGGTGTAAACAAAACGATGTTAATCGTAATTCATACTATTATTGGTATAAAAAGATTCGTGAAGCTGCATGTGAAGTTTTAACCGAAAGCAATGTAGCCGTATCACCTTCCTTTGCATCTGTTCCTATGAATGTAATTGAACCTATCAATAATGGAAATCAAGGGTCACTAAACATATCTATTGGTAAAGTTAAAATAGAAGTTACAGAGAACACTTCACCTGATATACTACGTATGGTGCTGGAGGTACTTTCTAATGCTTAA
- the tnpB gene encoding IS66 family insertion sequence element accessory protein TnpB (TnpB, as the term is used for proteins encoded by IS66 family insertion elements, is considered an accessory protein, since TnpC, encoded by a neighboring gene, is a DDE family transposase.), producing the protein MLNDATGFKAVYIACGYTDLRRGIDGLSVIIDKTFHLNPFESGTLFLFCGRRTDRIKGLLWEGDGFLLLYKRLENGKFQWPRNEDEVRQMTSQQFRWLMEGLSVEPKKVVHTVKPKRTA; encoded by the coding sequence ATGCTTAATGATGCTACAGGTTTTAAGGCTGTATATATCGCCTGTGGTTATACCGACCTGCGGCGTGGTATAGATGGTTTATCTGTTATTATTGATAAAACCTTTCATCTAAATCCTTTTGAGTCTGGTACCTTATTTCTCTTTTGCGGAAGGAGAACTGATCGTATCAAGGGACTTTTATGGGAGGGAGATGGTTTTCTATTGCTCTACAAACGCCTTGAAAATGGCAAGTTCCAATGGCCAAGAAATGAAGATGAAGTGCGTCAAATGACATCACAACAATTTCGTTGGTTGATGGAAGGACTATCAGTAGAGCCAAAAAAAGTTGTCCACACAGTCAAACCAAAACGGACTGCATAG
- the tnpC gene encoding IS66 family transposase: MIENYSVNQLTKYTKKEIIDLFLNQQESLKLLRGEMELLNKNMNLLLEQLKVSNQARFGSSSEKIDIEISEQLQLCFNEAEVTIATAGEIAEPTIEQVVSGHTRRVKPQGKRDADLEGLPIRVEEHFLSEEKLQELFGGSYRRLPDEVYKKLDFHPATFEVVEHHVAVYCGNKNQTIVRADRPSELLKNSIVTPSLLAAVLNAKYINSLPLYRLEQEFKRYDVNISRQVMSNWVITGSERYLSLLYDRMHDELYKSHVLHADETPFKVTKDGRDTMTNSYMWVYRSGKDGGGPPAILYEYQKTRKSDHPAQFLKEFQGVVVCDGYQSYHKIANERPDELKVAGCWTHARRRFAQLCKALGKEKAKGTLAEAAVGQIAAIYHVDNSLSDLKQDEKLRERQLHVKPLVEAFFTWVKANRHTVPEKSETGKAFTYCINQEQYLRTFLEDPTVPLDNNSAEIAIRSFCVGKHNWHLIDTINGAKASAIVYSIAETAKANNLKPYNYFKFILEEIPKYVDGKDTKFLEDLLPWSPNLPDECKKQSN; this comes from the coding sequence ATGATAGAAAACTATAGTGTAAACCAATTAACTAAATATACTAAGAAAGAGATCATAGATCTTTTTCTAAATCAGCAAGAGAGCCTAAAACTCCTTCGTGGGGAAATGGAGCTGCTAAACAAAAACATGAATCTATTATTAGAGCAGCTAAAGGTCTCCAATCAAGCAAGGTTTGGAAGTTCCTCTGAAAAGATTGATATAGAGATTTCAGAACAACTTCAATTATGTTTTAACGAAGCAGAGGTTACCATTGCTACTGCAGGAGAGATTGCAGAGCCAACAATAGAGCAAGTAGTGTCTGGGCATACACGTCGTGTAAAACCCCAAGGGAAACGAGATGCGGATTTGGAGGGGTTACCTATTCGTGTGGAGGAACACTTTCTTTCAGAGGAGAAGCTACAGGAACTTTTCGGTGGTAGCTATCGTAGGCTACCTGATGAAGTTTATAAAAAACTTGATTTTCATCCTGCAACCTTTGAAGTTGTAGAACATCACGTAGCCGTGTATTGCGGTAATAAAAATCAGACAATCGTACGGGCAGATCGTCCTTCAGAGCTATTGAAAAATAGCATTGTTACACCTTCGCTTCTTGCTGCAGTATTAAATGCTAAATATATAAACTCCCTACCTTTGTATCGTCTTGAGCAGGAATTTAAAAGGTATGATGTAAATATCTCAAGACAGGTAATGTCTAACTGGGTCATTACTGGAAGTGAACGATATTTATCGCTTCTTTATGACCGGATGCATGATGAGCTTTATAAAAGTCATGTGCTTCATGCAGATGAAACCCCATTTAAGGTAACAAAGGATGGACGTGATACCATGACCAATAGTTACATGTGGGTATATCGCTCTGGTAAGGATGGTGGAGGGCCCCCAGCAATCCTATATGAGTATCAGAAAACTCGTAAATCAGATCATCCTGCACAGTTCTTAAAGGAGTTCCAGGGCGTAGTGGTTTGTGATGGTTATCAAAGCTATCATAAGATAGCCAATGAGCGGCCTGATGAACTGAAAGTGGCAGGATGCTGGACTCATGCGAGAAGACGCTTCGCCCAGCTATGCAAAGCCCTTGGCAAAGAGAAAGCCAAAGGAACTCTAGCAGAAGCTGCAGTTGGTCAGATAGCAGCTATCTACCATGTGGATAATAGCCTATCAGATCTTAAACAAGATGAAAAACTACGTGAACGACAACTTCATGTCAAGCCTTTAGTAGAGGCCTTCTTTACGTGGGTAAAAGCCAATAGGCATACAGTTCCTGAAAAATCTGAAACAGGAAAAGCTTTTACTTATTGCATAAATCAAGAACAGTACCTACGTACTTTTCTAGAGGATCCAACAGTGCCCCTGGATAATAATTCTGCTGAAATAGCAATTCGCAGTTTTTGCGTTGGTAAACATAATTGGCACCTGATAGATACTATAAATGGAGCAAAGGCAAGCGCAATTGTGTACAGTATTGCAGAAACCGCAAAGGCAAACAACTTAAAACCTTATAATTATTTTAAATTTATCTTAGAAGAGATTCCTAAGTATGTAGATGGAAAGGATACAAAGTTCCTAGAAGACCTACTTCCATGGTCTCCAAATCTTCCAGATGAATGCAAAAAACAAAGTAATTAA
- a CDS encoding NACHT domain-containing protein codes for MIDKWFTVYQISKNDFSMEWENPDFLDALIGKLPPIHHDRNEENIKTELAELNKYYSQFDFFATDRAKFIQEIKVLINDIHNKNANWYGLDLYRVEECIRQQEFCLISGEGGIGKSYFIKCLEEEFERNGIPHLCIYGKFEKNLQNVDVNEVAGVGEKGFVFIVDAINEMSEKGQLELLNVLRNLVHLSKIRIILTYRTNAMDNQILEEYKEMAKAEYAFPGVSFESALNELLKMSVPDVYKYEDILFSNNALLLNMLCRALSDEKLIEEKVNSVASITFILEYYIKNSIKKTFKGEISSTDPIEIWKDIKRVAKWMYEQDVKEIDKENLLLVIKSGDVFIRILRQAGIVGEYDYDDRHYYFFAIDSLTDFLIARSLFEDITGKAFDEQVRIISQKTGKLYNMEEAVILAIFDNLAPDYEYIAKLLKETKLMDSLQYETLVKINFSKENIVKFITAFEPIEKNSLITIFGGYTDKPFNCVNYLNSYYTVEKNQLRELSLALSGTHFLGRVKGRLKNIIYFLTLHNGKDRRVEEAFYYALWCCAAPNKDVRCLAMKLLYEVVRQNTEYKSVLIDMYESIVDPYIKESIIYVLVNHLQDDEEILSFFKNLIIGETYLLARSIKRIAVYLHDDYGYIKWDRENLYDLNNAVPISDSLNDIFFSVDLMNKDFLPFRYWSKEHIDMHTRFLQVDKQDIFKLNHFLEEKFLCVKTGECNGLMSFENHIKSEYNIDLRKQVLDNNAFFASFESVIKEIFSLFQEPYDEIERIGGEEEFQNSIFMKCVDVAIGIYYGSLMCNYFTNEFATYNNYQNSIGYEVYDPIEYGEDVYIATPVPTYQDYIEKLGDMVINRIDLPEKKDLAWVRDVSNTRRNLVSLFEAVEIKGVEWVLLAGRVSLHEDSKKETRWKDTYDIWCCTSEKETIHENGGARYLTIELEDYAGNLGDYKKCDSKPWLCKDVKNINYHSEIFDNTSLVLPPAELICYFQLTPVYANMSWINSAGEVVIFCNNNKNSYYTDPIGGTVFIRKDYLDEYRKGHILKYFAFTERFIPETGYADETSLYFEIQNGVIIKEILNNGGGSHRAAETNPLCANCPHGFNQKLSNNNSDLNEMIEIILREGYASWEEDEIN; via the coding sequence ATGATAGACAAGTGGTTTACCGTTTACCAGATAAGTAAAAATGATTTTTCGATGGAATGGGAAAATCCTGATTTCCTTGATGCACTTATTGGAAAACTTCCTCCCATACATCACGACCGAAATGAGGAAAATATTAAAACGGAACTTGCCGAATTAAACAAGTATTATTCTCAATTTGATTTTTTCGCAACTGATAGAGCTAAATTTATTCAAGAAATAAAAGTATTAATTAATGATATACATAATAAAAATGCGAATTGGTACGGTCTTGATTTATATAGAGTAGAAGAATGCATTCGGCAGCAGGAGTTTTGTTTGATTTCTGGAGAAGGTGGAATAGGAAAAAGTTATTTTATTAAATGTCTTGAAGAAGAATTTGAACGTAATGGTATTCCGCATTTGTGTATCTATGGAAAATTTGAAAAGAATTTGCAGAATGTTGATGTCAACGAAGTTGCCGGAGTAGGTGAAAAAGGTTTTGTATTTATTGTAGATGCAATAAATGAAATGTCCGAAAAGGGGCAATTAGAGCTATTGAATGTACTTCGGAATTTAGTTCATCTTTCTAAAATAAGAATTATATTGACATACCGAACAAATGCTATGGATAATCAGATCCTTGAGGAATATAAGGAAATGGCAAAGGCTGAGTATGCTTTCCCTGGGGTTTCTTTTGAATCTGCATTGAATGAACTCTTAAAGATGTCAGTTCCAGATGTTTACAAATATGAAGATATTCTATTTTCGAATAATGCATTATTATTGAATATGCTTTGCAGAGCACTCAGTGATGAAAAACTAATAGAGGAAAAGGTAAATAGCGTAGCTTCTATTACCTTTATTTTAGAATATTATATAAAAAATTCCATAAAGAAAACCTTTAAGGGGGAGATTTCATCCACAGATCCTATTGAAATTTGGAAAGATATTAAAAGAGTAGCCAAATGGATGTATGAACAAGATGTTAAAGAAATTGATAAAGAAAATTTGCTTCTAGTTATTAAATCGGGCGATGTCTTTATACGTATTTTAAGACAAGCAGGGATTGTAGGCGAGTACGATTATGACGACAGACATTATTATTTCTTTGCCATTGATTCGTTAACTGATTTTTTGATTGCACGTTCGTTATTTGAAGATATTACGGGAAAAGCATTTGATGAGCAGGTGAGAATTATATCACAAAAGACCGGCAAGCTCTATAATATGGAGGAAGCTGTGATTTTGGCTATATTTGATAATCTGGCACCGGATTATGAGTATATTGCTAAATTGTTAAAAGAAACAAAATTAATGGATTCATTGCAATATGAAACGCTTGTTAAAATCAACTTTAGCAAAGAAAATATTGTTAAATTTATTACAGCATTTGAACCCATCGAGAAAAATAGCTTGATTACTATATTTGGAGGTTATACAGATAAGCCATTCAATTGTGTGAATTATTTAAACTCATACTATACAGTAGAAAAAAATCAGTTAAGAGAGTTATCTTTAGCCTTATCCGGGACACACTTTCTGGGACGAGTGAAGGGAAGACTAAAAAACATTATATATTTTCTTACACTTCATAATGGCAAGGATAGAAGAGTGGAGGAAGCTTTTTATTATGCATTGTGGTGTTGCGCAGCACCAAACAAAGATGTACGTTGTCTTGCAATGAAATTATTATATGAAGTAGTAAGACAGAATACGGAATATAAAAGTGTTCTGATTGATATGTATGAAAGTATTGTAGACCCATACATAAAGGAGTCAATAATTTATGTTTTAGTAAATCATCTACAAGATGACGAAGAAATATTGAGCTTCTTTAAGAATTTAATAATAGGTGAAACATATTTATTAGCAAGAAGTATTAAAAGAATAGCGGTTTATTTGCATGATGATTATGGTTATATAAAGTGGGATAGAGAAAATTTGTATGATTTGAATAATGCTGTGCCTATATCAGATTCGTTAAATGATATTTTCTTTAGCGTAGATCTTATGAATAAAGATTTTTTACCATTCCGGTATTGGTCGAAGGAACATATTGATATGCATACACGTTTTTTGCAGGTAGACAAGCAGGATATTTTTAAGTTAAATCATTTTTTAGAAGAAAAGTTCCTATGCGTAAAAACGGGAGAGTGTAATGGCTTGATGTCTTTTGAGAATCATATTAAATCTGAGTATAATATTGATTTGCGAAAACAAGTGCTGGATAATAATGCGTTTTTTGCTTCCTTCGAATCGGTTATTAAAGAAATATTCTCTCTATTTCAAGAACCATATGATGAAATTGAACGAATTGGAGGAGAAGAGGAGTTTCAAAATTCAATATTTATGAAGTGTGTTGATGTTGCTATCGGTATTTACTATGGGAGCCTTATGTGTAACTACTTTACAAATGAGTTTGCAACATATAATAATTATCAAAACAGTATTGGGTATGAAGTATATGATCCTATTGAATATGGCGAGGATGTGTATATAGCAACTCCGGTGCCGACATATCAAGATTATATTGAAAAGTTGGGGGATATGGTTATTAATCGAATCGATTTGCCGGAAAAGAAAGACTTGGCGTGGGTAAGGGATGTGTCAAATACTCGTAGAAATTTAGTATCACTTTTTGAAGCGGTTGAGATCAAAGGTGTTGAGTGGGTTTTGCTCGCGGGAAGAGTTTCTTTGCATGAAGACTCTAAAAAGGAGACAAGGTGGAAAGATACATATGATATATGGTGCTGTACATCGGAAAAAGAAACTATACATGAAAATGGTGGGGCAAGGTATCTTACGATAGAATTGGAAGATTATGCTGGAAATTTAGGTGATTATAAGAAGTGTGATTCAAAACCGTGGTTATGTAAAGATGTAAAAAATATAAATTATCATTCAGAAATATTTGATAATACTTCCTTAGTGCTTCCGCCAGCAGAACTGATATGTTATTTTCAACTGACTCCAGTTTATGCTAATATGTCGTGGATTAATTCGGCTGGTGAAGTTGTAATATTCTGTAATAACAATAAAAATTCGTACTACACAGATCCTATTGGTGGTACGGTCTTTATAAGAAAAGATTATTTAGATGAGTATAGGAAAGGACATATTTTAAAGTATTTTGCATTTACAGAAAGGTTCATTCCAGAAACTGGTTATGCAGATGAAACATCGTTGTATTTTGAAATCCAAAATGGTGTTATTATCAAGGAAATATTAAATAATGGTGGAGGATCTCATCGGGCGGCGGAGACTAATCCATTGTGTGCGAATTGTCCACACGGTTTCAATCAGAAGTTGTCAAATAACAATAGTGACCTAAATGAAATGATAGAAATAATTTTGAGGGAGGGTTACGCTTCATGGGAAGAAGATGAAATTAACTGA